The sequence CTTCAAAGGAACACATAGAGACTGCAAAGAAATTGATAGAAGTTTTAGCAGTCTATAAGAAAGCTGAAGACATGATAGATATAGGTGCATACTCCAAGGGGAGTAATCCAAAAATTGACCTTGCAATCAAAATGATTGACAAAATTAACTCTTATTTAAAGCAGAACGTAGATGAAAAGGTGACAATTCAGCAGTCAATTTCTCAGCTTATGAATCTTTTCAAAGAAAAAACAGGTTGAGATAAAAGGAGGTCGCTATGCCTAGGCAATCATTTAAATTACAAAGGGTTCTCGAATACAGAGAAATGCTGGAAGAGCAGCTCCAGATGGAGGTTGCAAAAATAAAAACAAATCTGGCCGAACAGGAGAACGCCTTAAAAGCGAAACATGACAAGCTTTCTAAATGTAAGAGCAAACTAAATGAATTACAAAAAAATGCAACATCTGTGAATGATTATAAGACCTACATGGATTACATCGGTTATCTCCTTAAAGAAATCATGATACAGGAGAAGGTAATTATGGGAATACAGGAGACTTTGACGACCTCAATAGAAGGTCTGAAAAAAGCGTGCCAGGACAAACATGTTCTGGAGAAGCTTAAAGGGCGGGAAGCAACAAAAATCAGTCAGGAACACAGCAGGAAAGAACAGATATTTTTTAATGAGCTCGGTCTTAAATCGCATAGCGGGTCGGGCAGATCTTCTTTGTAAAATAATTTGAGGGATCAACTATGAGCATAATGAAAAATAATAAATTTCTTAAACTTGCAGTTTTTGTTTTGTTAATAAAAGTATTTCTCCTTGGTTTTTTTATTGTTCCTGCAATGATTGGAAATGAAGTTAAAGCAGAAAATGGTCAAAATAACGCAGGAAACATTAAGGTTTCAGAACAAACAGCTTCCATTCAACCATCTGAATCCGAGAAATCTCTTTCTATTTTTAATGAAAAGGAAAAGGAGATTGCAAGGAGATATTCTGAGCTGAAAGAAAAAGAGGAAAAAATAAAGATAGCAGATGAGGAGATAAAAAACAGAATAATTGAATTAAAAAACCTTAGGAGTGAGATTGAAGGAATGCTGAAAATCAAGGAACAAAAAGATGAAGAGAAAATACAGCATCTTGTAAAAATATACTCGTCAATGAAAGGAGAAGCAGCAGCTCAGATAATGGATAAACTACCAGATGATGTTATAACTGAGATGTTTTCAAGGATGAAGGGAGATCAGGTCGCGAAAATACTGGGATTGATTTCAAAGGACAAAGCAGTAAGGATTACAAGCAGCCTGACCGGAATGGAGCCTTGACGCTGATGAATTCTGTCTCGTTAAATTCACTTTTAGAGATAAACCCTAACATGAACTTGGCTGTCGGTGGAAAAATTGACGTAGCCAATTCCGGGGAAGATTTTAGTATTGAACAGTCTCTCGATACATCTGGTGAAACAGAAGGTATCCCGGATTTTGCAGATTTGGTTAACAAAATAATAGAGGATGCTCTTCAGCCGAGTTCCGGGAAAAATATAAAAAATATAAGTGATGATAATGTAGAAGATATTGATGAATCAATGAACGCTGACAAAACTGCAGCAGTGCAGTTGTTGGGGATGTTCCCGACAGAGGCTTTAATATTTGACAATACAGAAAATGCTGTTCCTCAAGAAGCAGTTCAAGAGCTTCAAGAGACTGGGATTCCGTTACCTCAGATAGATTTTAATACACATCTTAATACACAAACGACTGTTGGCACATGGAATGTTGAATATAATGAAATAACGGATGTGAAAAAAGATAATGTTCTTGATAAAGCAATTAATCTTGATGAAAACATTGTTAATAGAACCGTTGAAAGCATAGATTATGAATCTGATGCTGTCGCACCTGACAATAACGCTGATATATTAAAGGCTGAATCAAGCCAGTCACTTCCATCTTCCAAGAATCCATTAGCCAGTAATACTGTTTATTCTGGGATCTTTAATGCAGACAGCTCAAATATAGGAGATGTACCCAAAGCTCCAGCAAAAGAGATTAAAGATAAGCCTCAATCAAAGATGCAAGATGAAAATCAAAAGGTAAGTTTAGGTCAACAACAAACAAAGCCTTTTTCAATCACAATAGAAACCAAGAACACTGATATCCAGCAATTGACTCAAAAAAATTCTGGAAAAGATAGTAATGGAAATGGGGAAAAGGACTTTGCAGAATCAGAGAAAATATCTCAGTCTGCTGTATTAAATAATAGAAAAACTGGTTATGAGACTTTTAAGATTGAAACTTCTGAAAAACAAATCCAGATAGGACAAAAAGAAATAGATGGCAAGTTTCATACTGTTAAAGAACAGATTACTGATTCTGTTCATGCAATGTTGTCAAGCGATAAAAAGGAATTGAAAATAGATTTTTCCCCTCCGAATCTTGGAAGTATAAAAATTGAACTTGTAACTAACGATAAAAAAGAAATCATAATATCTATTATTACCAGGGACAGTGGTGTCAAATCAGCTATTGAATCTAATCTTTCAAGTCTAATTAACAATATTTCTGATAGCGGTGTAAGCGTTAAAGAATTTACCGTCTCTGTAGGAGGCAACAGAGATTCATACTTACAGGATGACGGTAATTCTAGAAATCCGGCAAGAGACGGATTCCTTAAGTCAGATGCATCATTATTAGAATCTGGAGCAGAGACACAAAAAATAAACCGTGTCAATTATTTGAACAGCGTAGTGGATCTCTACGTTTAACCTTATTTTTTTGGAGGAATCTAAATGACTATCTCAAACATATCCGGGATAACGTCTACAGCTCAATATGAGAAGCAGACTGATTCGACTAACTCACTCGGACAGGATGCTTTTTTAAGTATGCTTGTTACCCAGATGAAATACCAGGATCCGCTGGAACCGATGAAAAATACTGATTTC is a genomic window of Candidatus Schekmanbacteria bacterium containing:
- a CDS encoding flagellar FliJ family protein produces the protein MPRQSFKLQRVLEYREMLEEQLQMEVAKIKTNLAEQENALKAKHDKLSKCKSKLNELQKNATSVNDYKTYMDYIGYLLKEIMIQEKVIMGIQETLTTSIEGLKKACQDKHVLEKLKGREATKISQEHSRKEQIFFNELGLKSHSGSGRSSL
- a CDS encoding flagellar hook-length control protein FliK codes for the protein MNSVSLNSLLEINPNMNLAVGGKIDVANSGEDFSIEQSLDTSGETEGIPDFADLVNKIIEDALQPSSGKNIKNISDDNVEDIDESMNADKTAAVQLLGMFPTEALIFDNTENAVPQEAVQELQETGIPLPQIDFNTHLNTQTTVGTWNVEYNEITDVKKDNVLDKAINLDENIVNRTVESIDYESDAVAPDNNADILKAESSQSLPSSKNPLASNTVYSGIFNADSSNIGDVPKAPAKEIKDKPQSKMQDENQKVSLGQQQTKPFSITIETKNTDIQQLTQKNSGKDSNGNGEKDFAESEKISQSAVLNNRKTGYETFKIETSEKQIQIGQKEIDGKFHTVKEQITDSVHAMLSSDKKELKIDFSPPNLGSIKIELVTNDKKEIIISIITRDSGVKSAIESNLSSLINNISDSGVSVKEFTVSVGGNRDSYLQDDGNSRNPARDGFLKSDASLLESGAETQKINRVNYLNSVVDLYV